Proteins from a single region of Hermetia illucens chromosome 3, iHerIll2.2.curated.20191125, whole genome shotgun sequence:
- the LOC119653133 gene encoding testicular acid phosphatase homolog produces MALTNFATRDLVLLSILILSGVDTNGAKSLSVYSQCGKGESTLKAVSMLFRHGDRAPTLPYRFDPYREYPWPGGYGALSQKGAEQLYASGFIKSIRYSSLISADCDTKAVDLDKILVLSSSVQRCVDSVTNFLNGFVRGEWPSSLINVIPGDKDEMLGVPGKWCPKYGKILVTGPPLDDPEFKKVIDFESPEGKELLAYLEENTGFPVSFSSIMMYVEDTLSVQKDNNLELPAWTEPVHEPYLKPISHIVFDSFTSAYLMKIRSSILFKDMMNRFDNLITGSADQNVLLYSAHDATIAGMLHFFGVRDQIPVMPDYGSALNLELHENSEIDHDYEVKLLYFASYDDENPTEVNIPNCQTPCPYKQFKANIQPSLIEEDFDSVCAK; encoded by the exons ATGGCTTTGACTAATTTTGCTACTCGAGATCTTGTTTTACTTAGTATTTTGATACTAAGCGGGGTGGATACTAATGGCGCAAAATCCTTGTCAGTTTATTCGCAATGTGGGAAGGGAGAATCTACATTGAAGGCTGTTTCAATG CTTTTCCGGCATGGAGATCGAGCACCCACATTGCCTTATAGATTTGATCCTTACCGTGAATATCCTTGGCCAGGTGGATACGGAGCACTATCTCAG AAAGGGGCTGAACAACTATATGCATCTGGATTCATAAAATCCATTCGGTATTCATCCCTCATTTCTGCTGATTGCGACACAAAAGCAGTCGATCTCgataaaattttggttttgagcAGTTCCGTTCAGCGATGCGTCGATAGCGTTACGAACTTCTTAAATGGATTTGTTAGAGGCGAATGGCCCTCAAGTCTAATTAATGTCATACCAGGAGACAAGGATGAa ATGTTAGGTGTACCTGGAAAGTGGTGTCCCAAATATGGAAAGATCTTAGTAACCGGACCACCCTTAGATGACCCTGAATTCAAGAAAGTCATAGATTTCGAATCACCAGAGGGCAAAGAGTTGTTAGCATATTTGGAGGAGAACACAGGCTTT CCTGTAAGTTTTTCCAGTATCATGATGTATGTGGAGGATACTCTGTCGGTTCAAAAAGACAACAATCTTGAATTGCCTGCCTGGACTGAACCTGTTCATGAGCCATACCTCAAACCAATTAGCCATATTGTTTTCGATAGTTTCACTTCTGCGTATTTGATGAAAATACGGAGTTCGATTCTATTTAAGGACATGATGAACAGATTTGACAACTTGATAACAGGATCTGCCGACCAGAATGTTTTATTATATTCAGCACACGACGCAACTATTGCTGGAATGCTTCATTTCTTTGGGGTTCGAGATCAGATACCGGTCATGCCTGACTATGGGTCTGCACTTAACTTGGAGCTTCATGAAAATTCAGAAATAGATCATGATTATGAAGTGAAG TTGTTATATTTTGCATCCTACGACGACGAAAATCCCACTGAAGTGAACATTCCAAATTGCCAGACACCGTGTCCTTACAAGCAATTCAAGGCGAACATCCAGCCGAGCCTTATAGAAGaggattttgacagtgtatgCGCGAAATAA